In Zingiber officinale cultivar Zhangliang chromosome 3B, Zo_v1.1, whole genome shotgun sequence, a single window of DNA contains:
- the LOC121967281 gene encoding probable methionine--tRNA ligase — protein sequence MQNRKVCVLCNLKPATMRGIKSQAMVLAASNDDHTKVELVDPPSSAKVGERVTFLGYSGEPNSVLNAKSKVWEKLQVDLQSNKELVACYKDVPFTTSTGVCKVSSITNGAIR from the exons ATGCAG AATCGGAAGGTTTGTGTCCTCTGTAACTTGAAGCCTGCAACCATGAGGGGCATTAAGTCACAAGCAATGGTCTTGGCTGCATCAAACGATGACCACACAAAG GTTGAGTTAGTTGATCCACCATCATCAGCCAAGGTTGGTGAACGAGTGACCTTTCTGGGATACTCAGGCGAACCAAACAGCGTCTTAAACGCCAAGAGCAAAGTTTGGGAGAAGCTGCAGGTTGATCTGCAGTCTAATAAAGAGCTGGTTGCCTGTTATAAGGATGTGCCTTTCACAACATCTACTGGTGTTTGTAAAGTTTCGTCTATCACAAATGGAGCCATAAGGTAG